The proteins below are encoded in one region of Deltaproteobacteria bacterium:
- a CDS encoding TetR/AcrR family transcriptional regulator, with the protein MAGRKSDPNKRSQILRAATDVFSAREFHTVPVEDVATAAGVGKGTLYLYFPNKEQLFYATILEALDVLLAELADAVRGRSGEPALRAFTRCFLTFFWTRRHLAVLMGRYEHKQREPEGASWRQRRERVIALAREVLKPETRAARIAPADAVLAAEMLIALIRAAVTNQQERDDPERSVDFVVDLFLDGLRGGRAVARRPGARPRRAAAGGQP; encoded by the coding sequence ATGGCAGGCCGCAAGTCCGACCCGAACAAGCGCTCGCAGATCCTGCGCGCCGCCACCGACGTCTTCTCGGCCCGCGAGTTCCACACCGTCCCGGTCGAGGACGTCGCGACCGCGGCGGGCGTCGGCAAGGGCACGCTCTACCTCTACTTCCCGAACAAGGAGCAGCTCTTCTACGCGACCATCCTCGAGGCCCTCGACGTGCTGCTGGCCGAGCTCGCCGACGCGGTCCGCGGCCGGAGCGGCGAGCCGGCGCTCCGCGCGTTCACGCGCTGCTTCCTCACCTTCTTCTGGACGCGCCGTCATCTGGCGGTGCTGATGGGCCGTTACGAGCACAAGCAACGCGAGCCGGAAGGAGCCTCCTGGCGGCAGCGGCGCGAGCGCGTCATCGCCCTCGCCCGCGAGGTCCTGAAGCCGGAGACGCGCGCGGCCCGCATCGCCCCCGCCGACGCCGTGCTCGCCGCCGAGATGCTGATCGCTCTGATCCGTGCCGCGGTCACCAACCAGCAGGAGCGGGACGATCCCGAGCGCAGCGTGGATTTCGTGGTCGACCTCTTCCTCGACGGTCTCCGCGGCGGACGCGCCGTCGCGCGGCGCCCGGGCGCGCGGCCGCGCCGCGCGGCCGCCGGAGGGCAGCCGTGA
- a CDS encoding GNAT family N-acetyltransferase produces the protein MTGPAITIRHATAADEGALGHLGAELLRLHHGFDAERFMAPGPNTEEGYGRFLAAAHANDDTLVLVAERAGEIVGYCFAGIEPRSWKELRDRAGFVHDVLVVEGARGTGTGERLVEAAAEWLLARGVARVMLWTAEKNVHAQRLFERLGFRRTMIEMTR, from the coding sequence ATGACCGGGCCGGCGATCACCATTCGGCACGCGACGGCGGCGGACGAGGGGGCGCTCGGCCACCTCGGCGCGGAGCTGCTGCGCCTGCATCACGGATTCGACGCCGAGCGGTTCATGGCACCTGGTCCGAACACCGAGGAAGGCTACGGCCGCTTCCTCGCCGCCGCGCATGCGAACGATGACACCCTCGTCCTCGTGGCGGAGCGCGCCGGCGAGATCGTCGGCTACTGCTTCGCCGGTATCGAGCCGCGCTCGTGGAAGGAGCTCCGCGACCGCGCCGGATTCGTCCACGACGTGCTCGTGGTGGAGGGCGCGCGCGGCACCGGGACCGGAGAGCGTCTGGTCGAGGCGGCGGCCGAGTGGCTGCTCGCGCGCGGCGTCGCGCGCGTCATGCTCTGGACGGCGGAGAAGAACGTCCACGCGCAGCGCCTCTTCGAGCGCCTCGGCTTCCGCCGCACGATGATCGAGATGACGCGCTGA
- a CDS encoding flippase-like domain-containing protein, whose translation MNLKKMLVTVVKTLVTVGIFVSLFVEFGGGTVAVSRSGFADGSIFYRANPEMPGFVGKMKARLSGAALPEPYVPVSSEYACTLALEGGQVMVRTAAGAVVKLRALHHCVDGKLGQVLAGPDDERKVALATTTGDTVWVEKQGMQRVPMTVADLWTEIKGLDLAVFVPWLLFATFIKFLGILANIVRWKVLLAGQGMAFGFGWLTASYFVGRFFGIVMPSTLGLDGWRLYDTIRISRKPVECATVLAVERITGLIGLIATILLFMPFADLQGRTFADVIQKLAVPLAAAVGLGLALLLKPSLFAPVIRLVPIAKVRTFLESAIRSATAYSTRRGTLLIALLCAVFGQLTTMAMYFGNAMALQVEGVTMLQVFYAAAVMTLFTFLIPTAAGEGVRELMFVELLGGRIPTAKAFLIGHVGFWIEKLLLSFQGGIFLIWAPKSYQRVTREDLEHLKEEAAREREVRATA comes from the coding sequence ATGAATCTCAAGAAGATGCTCGTCACCGTCGTCAAGACGCTCGTCACCGTCGGCATCTTCGTCTCGCTCTTCGTCGAGTTCGGCGGGGGCACCGTCGCGGTCTCGCGGAGCGGCTTCGCGGACGGCTCGATCTTCTACCGCGCGAACCCGGAGATGCCGGGGTTCGTCGGCAAGATGAAGGCTCGCCTCTCGGGTGCAGCCCTTCCCGAGCCGTACGTTCCGGTGTCGAGCGAGTATGCCTGCACGCTCGCGCTCGAAGGCGGCCAGGTCATGGTGCGGACGGCGGCGGGCGCGGTCGTGAAGCTCCGGGCGCTGCACCACTGCGTCGACGGCAAGCTCGGGCAAGTGCTCGCGGGACCCGACGACGAGCGGAAGGTGGCGCTTGCGACCACGACCGGCGACACGGTCTGGGTCGAGAAGCAGGGAATGCAGCGTGTGCCGATGACGGTCGCGGACCTCTGGACGGAGATCAAAGGGTTGGACCTCGCCGTCTTCGTGCCCTGGCTCCTCTTCGCGACCTTCATCAAGTTCCTCGGCATCCTCGCCAACATCGTGCGCTGGAAGGTCCTGCTGGCGGGGCAGGGAATGGCATTCGGCTTCGGCTGGCTCACCGCGAGTTACTTCGTCGGGCGCTTCTTCGGCATCGTGATGCCCTCCACCCTCGGCCTCGACGGCTGGCGCCTCTACGACACGATCCGCATTTCGCGAAAGCCCGTCGAGTGCGCGACGGTGCTCGCCGTCGAGCGCATCACCGGGCTGATCGGCCTCATCGCGACGATCCTCCTCTTCATGCCGTTCGCCGACCTCCAGGGGCGCACGTTCGCCGACGTCATTCAGAAGCTCGCGGTGCCGCTCGCGGCCGCCGTCGGCCTCGGGCTCGCGCTGCTTCTCAAGCCGTCGCTCTTCGCTCCGGTCATCCGGCTCGTGCCGATCGCGAAGGTGCGGACCTTCCTCGAAAGCGCCATCCGCTCCGCGACCGCGTACTCGACTCGCCGCGGGACGCTCCTGATCGCGCTCCTGTGCGCGGTCTTCGGACAGCTGACGACGATGGCGATGTACTTCGGAAACGCGATGGCCCTCCAGGTGGAAGGGGTCACGATGCTGCAGGTGTTCTACGCCGCGGCCGTGATGACGCTCTTCACCTTCCTCATCCCGACCGCCGCGGGCGAGGGCGTCCGCGAGCTCATGTTCGTCGAGCTCCTCGGCGGCCGCATCCCGACCGCGAAGGCCTTCCTCATCGGCCACGTCGGCTTCTGGATCGAAAAGCTCCTCCTCTCGTTCCAGGGCGGCATCTTCCTCATCTGGGCGCCCAAGTCGTATCAGCGCGTGACGCGCGAAGACCTCGAGCACCTGAAGGAAGAGGCGGCGCGCGAGCGCGAGGTGCGCGCGACGGCATGA